From the genome of Astyanax mexicanus isolate ESR-SI-001 chromosome 3, AstMex3_surface, whole genome shotgun sequence:
tgatgttgtgcaatttcttgtgatattgtaactgtcaattttggTCAAgtaaaaggaaagcagaggcagggccttccagaaagaaaaatgataaaactaatttcacctctgaatactctaaatttaatttaaaaaaaaactaaaattaattaatatcaaAGTAAATTTTCGtaatcctttggtgtgtgtgcaatttgtttttttagttttttggcgggggtggggggtgggggggttgtgtGGATTGGTAgtggtaacctccctgaaataaacttttgcaacttgggatgtctgctattgtcaagggttagaagggcctcactgcacacaaCTGGTGACGAGTGAGGGTAGGGCTTTTAGTGAACCACTAAGAAATGTATTTTGAGTTGATATAAAAATGCAACACCACAGCAAGTTTCTTCTTCAGTCATTAGGTACATCTACAGCCTTCTCGATTTTATctcacctctccctctctctgacggCAGAATAATAATTCATGTGTAGATTTGTATGGATTCATCATATAGGTTCTTATGTTATGAAGTTATTGCTGATGGAGTATTTTAATAATGTCACGTATTTGTTTCTGGAGGGTCATGTAGAGCTGGAGAAGTACAGATATCTTTATTTTGCTGTTACTCTCACAGCCTATCTGTTGATTATTTGCTGTAATTCTGTCGTTATATTTGTGATATATTCCAGCAAACAGCTGCATGAGCCGATGTATATATTTATTGCTGCCTTGCTTTTTAATTCTCTTATTGGAACGGCTGCTCTTTATCCTAAACTGCTGGTTGATTTTCTGTCTGAAATTCAGGTTACTTCTCTCAGTGCCTGCTTATTTCAGGCCTATTTAATTTACAGCTATGCTGCTGCAGAGTTTACACTGTTATCAGCTATGGCCTATGATAGATACGTTTCTATATGTAAACCTTTACAATACGCCTCTCTTATAAAAATGTCTACAGTTAGAAAAATCTTATTCTGCTGCTGGTTTGTTTCTTTTTCTGGAAATGGTGTTGGAACAGTTTTAACATACCAGCTTCAGCTTTGTAAGCAGAGAATGAACAGAATCTACTGTAATAATTACTCTATTGTTAAGTTAAGCTGCGGAAATGTGTTTGTAAACAATATATACGGTTTATTTGTGTTATTCGCTATGGTGTTTCC
Proteins encoded in this window:
- the LOC125799384 gene encoding olfactory receptor 11A1-like; translation: MCRFVWIHHIGSYVMKLLLMEYFNNVTYLFLEGHVELEKYRYLYFAVTLTAYLLIICCNSVVIFVIYSSKQLHEPMYIFIAALLFNSLIGTAALYPKLLVDFLSEIQVTSLSACLFQAYLIYSYAAAEFTLLSAMAYDRYVSICKPLQYASLIKMSTVRKILFCCWFVSFSGNGVGTVLTYQLQLCKQRMNRIYCNNYSIVKLSCGNVFVNNIYGLFVLFAMVFPSLIFISFSYFRILAVCLRNSTIIRRKAFQTCFPHLIIFIIFTVTMCFEIIGSRFEANLPQLFAMIMSVEFVVIPPLVNPIMYGLKLQEILNSIKRIICKKRTHISF